From the Triticum urartu cultivar G1812 chromosome 4, Tu2.1, whole genome shotgun sequence genome, the window AACTAAACCTGTTGTTTCAGGAACATAACATTGAGCACTGTATCAACTGGCAATCCTTTTGCATAGAGAAAGGATTCGGCTTGGAAATCTACATGGCTTTGTGCTGCTTGGACTTGTGAAAAGAGCAGAGGAGTACCTGTTGACTTGTTCCTTCGGTTCACTGAACTTGTATGTATCAGATACAGATAGGGAGCTCGTGAAGGCCATTCTGCGGAGACTCGGATATCTATATCTATGGTTTGGCTGACAGTGCACATTTTGTGCCCCTTGCCTCTTGGAGTTTGGGAACCCTTGCTGGTGGTGGCTTTGACGACGATGACAGTGGATGACAGTGGTGATGCTAACGTTAGTAGATGTTGAGCCGTAAGCGTGACTTATCCTGCTATTGCTATATTCACAAAACGTCATTGCCTACTGGAAAAGTTATTCCTAGACGCGACGTCTGATAGACCAATCTTCCACCATTATATTATATATATACATAACGTTTCTTGGTCGATGCTCTAGAATGTCGCATGATTTGTCATAGGAGGACTCTGTTTAAAGGTTGTCGTATTTGTCCCTTTCCAAGGAAGTCCTTTTTGATGCTTACCGGAAGAAATTTTAGTTGTCCCACATTTGCTTTTTCTTCATCTTCAGTGCAACATTTGCTTTTGTTTGCTCAGGGAGTAGTATTCTAGAACTAGAGTGCGTAAAAGGGGTGGTTTAGTGACCCACTTTTTTTTTCTTAGTGCGGAACAAGACATTTGCGTTTGTCTTTTCGGCTTTTCTACTTATTATTAAAAGGTCATGACGACTAAGTAATAAGGATGGAAATAGTTACCGTACTTTTTTATCAAGAAAGAAACTACCGTACTTTTGTACACTGTCTGTACTACACTATACAGTTTCATCACCAACCGAATCCCACCGCGTAAAATGGAATGGAAGGAGAGAACAAGAGAACtgcgtactccctccgttccgaattactcgtcgcagaaagaTTTTCGCAGAAaaatttctgcgacgagtaatttgaaacggagggagtagaatatAAGAGTGCCACAGTTGAAAACACAGAGCACAAAGCCGGCGGTGCGGTTTAGAACGGTGCCGGCTGCGCGGCGCCGCGGCGCATCCTGCTCCCCCACGTCTCGCCTCGCGTGTCCGCCATCCGCCACTGCAGCCCGGCCAGCTGTGCTTCCCAGTCGGCGAAGCCCGCGCGCGGCGCCGGGCGGGACCCGGCGGCGCCCGCGCCAGCGCCACAGCGCAGCTGGATGTCGTAGCCCCGCCTGCGCTCGGGGTCGGAGAGCACCTCGTAGGCCTCCCGCGCCCTCATGAACCGGTCGGCGCCGCCCGGGCACGCGTCCGGGTGCCACCGCCGCGCGGCGCGCCTGTACGCCGCCTTGATCTCCTCCGGCCCCGCCGACGTCCCCACCGCCAGCACGTCGTACATCGTC encodes:
- the LOC125551837 gene encoding chaperone protein dnaJ 20, chloroplastic-like, producing the protein MNTLCAKPMGFSGGVKCQRRARVRVSAVAATPERATMYDVLAVGTSAGPEEIKAAYRRAARRWHPDACPGGADRFMRAREAYEVLSDPERRRGYDIQLRCGAGAGAAGSRPAPRAGFADWEAQLAGLQWRMADTRGETWGSRMRRGAAQPAPF